The genome window GACCGGTGGCCTTCAGCAGCCCGCTGAGCACGACCGGGTCCAGCGCGACCACGCCGTCGACGACCCCGCCGTGGTCGTGGACCCACATCGCCGCCGCGGTCCGGGCGGCGAGCGGGAAGTCGGGCGTCACGTTCGCGTCCTGGAGGTACCGCGCGACGACGGTCCCGAACAGGGCCGTCGTCGGCGCGGGCACGCGGGAGACGGGCTCCGCCCACGGACCGAAGGCCGGCGACTGGGCGGTCAGCGTGATGACGCCGTGATCGGTGCGGAACTCGGTGACCGAGCCGATGAGGCCGCCGGTGGCGCGCAGCTCCGCCGGGTTCTGGGCCACCACGAGGTAGGTGCGGGGCCCGTCCTCGCCGAGCATCCCCGGGAGCAGCTTCGCCGTGTTGGCGACGGCCTCCAGCTGGCCGCCGGCCTTGTCCATCAGGGTGCGCATCCGGGTGACCGCGCGGTTCACCGGGTCGATGAGCCGGCTCTCGTCGATCGCGTCGACCTGCTGCTGGGCCGCGACGAACCCGGTCCGAGCATTCTCGACGGCCGGTCCGGCCGCGATCAGCGGCGCGAGGTCGATGCGGCCGTGGGACAGCGTGAGCGTGCGCGGATCGACCGACCCGGCCACGGTCACGAGCGGCTGGACCACCCGGGTCGACAGCGTCTCCGTCGCGGCAGCGACGGTGCGGAAGGCGGCGAGGTCGGGACCGAGCCACGGCACAACCTCGCCCGCCCGCCAGATCGGGTCGCTGGTGAGGTCGGCGGCGGTGCGTGCATGCCGGGTCAGGTCGCCGGCGATGGCGCGCGCCTTCGCGGTGTCGCCCGACTCCACCGCGGACCGGGCGGCGTCGACATCGTAGAGCGCGGCCTTCAGCTCCTGGCGGGCCAGATAGGCCCGGTAGCCGATCCAGCCGGCGCCGAGCAGCAGGATGAGGACGACGATCAGGACGGCGACGAGCACCGGGCGGCGGCGCCGCGGCTCCGTTGCGCGAACCGGAGGGACGGGCGCGCCGTCCTCCGTGAGACCGTTCGACATGAGCTAAAGATAACAAATCCTCACTTTTTGCCCCAGGGGGTGGGAACCCCCCGAACGAGGGCGGAGGGGCGAACCGAAGCGGCAGGCGAACCGCGGCGGCGGGTGAACCGAGCCGGCTAGCGCCCCAGGCCGCGGAACCGCCAGCCTGCGGAGCGCCACCGCTCGGCGTCCAGCGCGTTGCGGCCGTCCACGACCACGCGGTGCGAGACCAGCGCGCCCAGTTCCTCCGGGTCCAGCCCGGTGAACTCGGGCCACTCGGTGATGAGCACCACGATGTCCGCGCCGGCCGCGGCCTCCGCCGCCGACTCGACGAACGCGAGCTGCGGCGCGCGGCGTCGGGCGTTCGCGATCGCCTCGGGATCGGTCGCCGTGACGACCGCTCCGCCGTCGGCGAGGCGCATGGCGATGTCGAGCGCCGGGGAGTCCCGGATGTCGTCGGAGTGCGGCTTGAAGGCCAGGCCGAGCACCGCGACGCGCACGCCCTCGAGGCCCCCGCACTCCTCGCGCACGAGCTCCACGACGCGGTCGCGGCGGCGCAGGTTGATCTTGTCGACCTCGTCGAGGAACCGCACGGAGTCGCCCCGGCCCAGCTCACGCGCCCGCGCGCTGAACGCGCGGATGTCCTTGGGCAGGCAGCCCCCGCCGAACCCGACACCGGCATTGAGGAAGCGTCGGCCGATCCGGGCGTCGTGGCCGATCGCGTCGGCCAGCTGCGTCACATCGGCGCCGGTGACCTCCGCGATCTCCGCCATCGCGTTGATGAACGAGATCTTCGTGGCCAGGAACGCGTTCGCCGCGACCTTCACCAGCTCCGCCGTCGCGTAGTCCGTGACGATGACCGGCGTGCCCGCCGCCACCGCGCTCGCGTAGACCTCGTCCAGGATGCGAGCGGCTCGAGCGCCCGCCTCGCCCTCCGGCACCCCGTAGACGAGCCGGTCGGGGCTGACGGTGTCCTTCACCGCGAAGCCCTCGCGGAGGAACTCCGGGTTCCAGGCGAGCGTCGCCCCGGGCGCCCGCTCGGCCACGACCTGCGCGAGGCGGGAGGCGGTGCCGACCGGGACCGTGCTCTTGCCGACGATCACATCGCCCGGCGAGACGTGCTCCAGGAGCGAGGCGAAGGCCGCGTCCACGAAGCGGAGGTCCGCGGCGTCGCCGTCGGCCGACTGCGGCGTGCCGACCGCGACGAAGTGGACGTCGGCGTCGGCGACCGCGGCGAAGTCGGTGGTGAACCGCAGGCGGCCGCTGGCCGTGGCCGAGGCGAGCAGGTCGGGCAGGCCCGGCTCGAAGAACGGCGCGCGCGCCTCGGAGAGGGCGGCGATCTTCGCTTCGTCGACGTCGACGCCGACCACGGTGTGGCCGAGGTCGGCCATGGCTGCGGCGTGCACGGCTCCGAGGTAGCCGACGCCGATGACGGAGATGCGCATCAGGTGAAGTCCGGGTCCGGTTCGCTGTCGTAGGCGGTGGGCGAGGTCACCGGCCAGTGCCGGCGGCCGTTGTTGAGGACGCCCTGGCTCTCGTCCAGGTAGCAGTTGCCGCACAGCGCCTCGTAGCTGACCGAGGCGCCGTCGATGGCGACCTGGTCGCCGTCGAAGACGAAGACGCCGTCGATCTTGCGGGCGTTGAAGATCGCCTTGCGGCCGCAGCGGCAGATGGTCTTCAGCTCTTCGAGGCTGTGCGCGACCTCCAGGAGGCGCCGGCTGCCGGGGAACGCGACCGTCTGGAAGTCGGTGCGGATGCCGTAGGCGAGCACGGGCACGTCGTCGAGCAGCGCGATCCGGAGCAGGTCGTCGATCTGCGCCTCGGTGAGGAACTGGGCCTCGTCCACCAGCAGCGCGCTGACATCGCGGCCGTAGCGCTTCACGGTGCGCTCGCGGTGCTGCTGGAAGCGTCCGTACGCGTCGGTCTCCGGCGCGATCAGGAAGTCGACCTGACGGGTCACCCCGAGCCGCGACAGGATGCCCATGTCGCCCTTGGTGTCGATCGCCGGCTTCGCCAGCAGCACGCGGTGACCGCGCTCCTCGTAGTTGTACGCCGCCTGCAGCATGGCGGTGCTCTTGCCGCTGTTCATCGCGCCGTAGCGGAAATACAGTTTTGCCACGGAGCAATCCTATGCGGGCGCCGGAGCGTCAGGTGAGGTAGCCGTCCTCCGCGGCGCGGCGGATGAGGTCGGCGCGGGAGCTGGTCGGCCTCCCGACCTTGCCGTACTTCTCGCGCACCCGGCGCAGGTAGGTCTTGGCCGTCTCATACTGCACGTTCATCGCGCGCGCCACCTCGGAGGTCGTGCGCCCGTCCGCGTAGAGCACGAGCGCCTGCCGCTCGCCGTCGCTCAGCTTGGGGCGGGAGGCCTCCGGCACCGTCGGCCGCGGCCGCCAGGCGGGTGCGGGAGCGGGCTCCCCCGCCGCGCTGTCCCGCCCCACCGCGGCGAGCGCCGCCGCTATGAGCTCGGCCATCGGCTGGGTCTTGGTGACGTAGGCGACGGCGCCGGCGGCCAGCGCGGCGTCGCGGTCCTCCTGCGTGTCGACGGCGCTCAGCACCACGACCTTCGCGCCGGCGGCGCGGCAAGTGCGCACACGGGCGCCGATCGAGACGGACTCCCTCAGCTGGAGGTCCATGATGACGAGGTCGGTGGGGAAGGCGTCGCTGTGCACGAGCTCGAGCCAGCTGCCGGCTCGGACGACCAGGTCGAAGTCGGGGGCGTTCCGGTCGATCCAGGCGGCGAGGCTGTCGAGGAGGATCTCGTGGTCGTCGAGGATGGCGAGGCGGATGGGAGGTGCGGTGGATCCGGGGTGTGCTGTGCTGGTGCTCATGGTGCTCGCCTCTCAGGATAGGCGAAGCGGACGGTGAGCCCGCCCGCTTTCACCCGCATGGCGGCCTCCATCGAGGCCGACCGCAGTGCGC of Leifsonia shinshuensis contains these proteins:
- a CDS encoding UDP-glucose dehydrogenase family protein → MRISVIGVGYLGAVHAAAMADLGHTVVGVDVDEAKIAALSEARAPFFEPGLPDLLASATASGRLRFTTDFAAVADADVHFVAVGTPQSADGDAADLRFVDAAFASLLEHVSPGDVIVGKSTVPVGTASRLAQVVAERAPGATLAWNPEFLREGFAVKDTVSPDRLVYGVPEGEAGARAARILDEVYASAVAAGTPVIVTDYATAELVKVAANAFLATKISFINAMAEIAEVTGADVTQLADAIGHDARIGRRFLNAGVGFGGGCLPKDIRAFSARARELGRGDSVRFLDEVDKINLRRRDRVVELVREECGGLEGVRVAVLGLAFKPHSDDIRDSPALDIAMRLADGGAVVTATDPEAIANARRRAPQLAFVESAAEAAAGADIVVLITEWPEFTGLDPEELGALVSHRVVVDGRNALDAERWRSAGWRFRGLGR
- a CDS encoding response regulator transcription factor gives rise to the protein MSTSTAHPGSTAPPIRLAILDDHEILLDSLAAWIDRNAPDFDLVVRAGSWLELVHSDAFPTDLVIMDLQLRESVSIGARVRTCRAAGAKVVVLSAVDTQEDRDAALAAGAVAYVTKTQPMAELIAAALAAVGRDSAAGEPAPAPAWRPRPTVPEASRPKLSDGERQALVLYADGRTTSEVARAMNVQYETAKTYLRRVREKYGKVGRPTSSRADLIRRAAEDGYLT
- a CDS encoding DUF4012 domain-containing protein, which produces MSNGLTEDGAPVPPVRATEPRRRRPVLVAVLIVVLILLLGAGWIGYRAYLARQELKAALYDVDAARSAVESGDTAKARAIAGDLTRHARTAADLTSDPIWRAGEVVPWLGPDLAAFRTVAAATETLSTRVVQPLVTVAGSVDPRTLTLSHGRIDLAPLIAAGPAVENARTGFVAAQQQVDAIDESRLIDPVNRAVTRMRTLMDKAGGQLEAVANTAKLLPGMLGEDGPRTYLVVAQNPAELRATGGLIGSVTEFRTDHGVITLTAQSPAFGPWAEPVSRVPAPTTALFGTVVARYLQDANVTPDFPLAARTAAAMWVHDHGGVVDGVVALDPVVLSGLLKATGPVSLPTGDTLTADNAVQVLLSGVYQHYAHPSDQDAYFASAAAAVFGKVAEGGVSGSALVGVLADAGRSDRVRIWSSRPAEQSVLASTTLAGGLPVSTPDNAALGVYFNDATGGKMDYYLANSVSAGAKVCRADGRVTSLVEVTLGNRAPADAATTLSTYVTGGELFGVPRGSILTRIAFYGPEGGLLASVRSGGASMASVTGSDGGRPVAVVEVELKPGESKTVDVEFLGTAQKRPGVTVAVTPTLNGDGTTPVMGSPKAIGTIAVPCGPGVK
- a CDS encoding thymidine kinase; this encodes MAKLYFRYGAMNSGKSTAMLQAAYNYEERGHRVLLAKPAIDTKGDMGILSRLGVTRQVDFLIAPETDAYGRFQQHRERTVKRYGRDVSALLVDEAQFLTEAQIDDLLRIALLDDVPVLAYGIRTDFQTVAFPGSRRLLEVAHSLEELKTICRCGRKAIFNARKIDGVFVFDGDQVAIDGASVSYEALCGNCYLDESQGVLNNGRRHWPVTSPTAYDSEPDPDFT